A part of Sulfurimonas sp. HSL-1716 genomic DNA contains:
- a CDS encoding phage portal protein, with translation MNIINALMSRDTSTLSSPKEWLSALFSSESYSGVNVTTKRAMEHTAVYDCVNIVSESIASLPISVYKTEIRSSKTFNKKDTQHQLYHILHDEPNPDMTSFSFFQLLMVHLLLRGNFYAQIVRNNAGVITGIYPLDNEKMKVVRLDSGRIGYIYTSSYGEVGLDASEVLHYIGMSLNGIVGISAIAYNRHTIGASIAMETFGSTLFKNGANPSGVVSGKEVTKMSDTAFKRFKESFKEAYQGLMNAGKPLILEDGYTFTPITISNKDGQFIESRKFTKAEIASIFRVPPHMINELDKATFSNIEQQSIDFVTNAIRPWCIRIEQETKRKCFTATEKKSYYVKFNMGALLRGDTLTRYQAYESAITKACWMNRNEARELEDLNPVDGLDDMLVPLNFGKDKQNATN, from the coding sequence ATGAATATCATAAATGCTCTTATGTCTCGTGATACATCTACACTTTCAAGTCCAAAAGAGTGGCTTAGTGCTCTCTTCTCTTCAGAATCATATTCTGGTGTAAATGTTACAACTAAAAGGGCTATGGAACATACTGCAGTCTATGACTGTGTAAACATAGTCAGCGAATCAATAGCATCACTTCCAATATCGGTATATAAAACAGAGATAAGATCATCAAAAACATTCAATAAAAAAGATACACAACATCAACTTTATCATATTTTACATGATGAACCAAATCCGGATATGACATCATTTTCATTTTTTCAGCTTCTTATGGTCCATTTACTTCTAAGAGGAAACTTCTATGCGCAGATAGTCAGAAACAATGCCGGAGTTATTACAGGGATATACCCATTAGACAATGAAAAAATGAAAGTCGTCAGACTCGATAGCGGCCGCATCGGGTATATCTATACATCATCTTACGGAGAAGTTGGCTTAGATGCCAGCGAGGTACTTCACTACATAGGGATGAGCTTAAATGGTATTGTCGGTATCAGCGCCATAGCTTACAACAGACATACCATAGGTGCAAGTATAGCCATGGAGACATTCGGGTCCACTCTTTTTAAAAATGGTGCAAATCCAAGCGGCGTAGTAAGCGGTAAAGAAGTCACAAAGATGAGTGACACAGCTTTTAAAAGATTCAAAGAAAGTTTCAAAGAAGCATATCAGGGACTTATGAATGCAGGAAAGCCTCTTATCCTTGAAGATGGATATACATTCACGCCTATTACCATATCAAACAAAGACGGTCAATTCATAGAATCTCGTAAGTTTACAAAAGCAGAGATCGCTTCAATATTTCGTGTTCCTCCACATATGATAAACGAACTAGACAAAGCTACATTTTCAAACATTGAGCAGCAGTCTATCGACTTTGTGACAAATGCTATCAGACCTTGGTGTATCCGCATAGAACAAGAGACAAAACGAAAATGCTTTACAGCTACAGAAAAAAAATCATATTACGTTAAGTTCAACATGGGAGCACTCCTACGAGGAGATACTTTAACTAGATATCAAGCTTATGAATCAGCGATCACGAAAGCGTGTTGGATGAACAGAAACGAAGCGCGTGAACTTGAAGATTTAAACCCTGTAGACGGACTAGATGATATGTTAGTACCTCTAAATTTTGGAAAGGATAAACAAAATGCCACGAACTAA
- a CDS encoding peptidase has product MPRTKEEIIARMNEVGYINRFCGNKCTRASGAKGDVSQIDVQNRTIPFILISKDNAGERYDWWTDEIYIEELDVNGARLDELYTFFKDHNKSVDTAAGRVENKRIEDGEVKADVTFGSDKDSYLVFQKYNDRILTDVSIGYIVHDVTITEKKGEPTHVLVTDFTIVELSAVWKGFDKGATIGRSAGTVQPQEAETPSLRNTEILRRRLNLKQREITC; this is encoded by the coding sequence ATGCCACGAACTAAAGAAGAGATCATTGCTCGTATGAATGAAGTCGGTTATATAAATAGATTTTGTGGAAACAAATGTACACGTGCATCGGGAGCAAAAGGCGATGTCTCTCAGATCGATGTACAAAATAGAACGATTCCATTTATCTTGATAAGCAAAGATAATGCCGGTGAGCGTTATGACTGGTGGACTGATGAGATCTATATTGAAGAACTAGATGTAAACGGTGCAAGACTAGATGAACTATATACTTTTTTTAAGGATCATAACAAGTCAGTTGATACAGCTGCAGGTAGAGTAGAAAATAAAAGAATAGAAGATGGTGAAGTAAAAGCAGACGTAACTTTTGGATCAGATAAAGATTCATATCTTGTCTTCCAAAAGTATAACGACAGGATACTCACGGATGTAAGTATTGGCTATATCGTACATGATGTAACCATTACAGAGAAAAAAGGTGAACCTACACATGTGCTCGTAACAGACTTTACTATTGTTGAGTTATCTGCAGTGTGGAAAGGTTTTGACAAAGGTGCAACGATCGGAAGATCTGCAGGAACAGTACAACCACAAGAGGCAGAGACTCCAAGTCTCAGAAATACGGAAATACTCCGTAGAAGATTAAATCTAAAACAAAGGGAGATTACATGCTAA
- a CDS encoding terminase TerL endonuclease subunit, which produces MSKKQSSSNRIPYYEKTFERHKKDLTAVESGLRDDIRFNKKLGVAYVKIIEQLKHFEGELAGQRIQLEDWQRRSIAICFGWQKKRLDRYGDPILKNGRVQWIRRFNYAFWFIPRKNGKSILASGVGIAESILTLEKGNQIVSYATKKEQAKIIWNGCKKMVESNIELNKNSTIAYSTININPTSTTIRPLGRDSKTEDGLNIGMGIGDETHAHPNRDMREVIESSQGSRVQPMMFDITTAGFDTASSGAIEYEYAKKVMDGIIEDDNYFAFICELDKGDDPFDESVWYKANPNLGISKSWDYMRKQAKQAKERSETRNNFFVKDLNKWVNAAEHFINFDDWEACKADEVDLSEAIAVLLGVDLSRTDDFTAKAKTYLFPNNRFHTTQHYYIPADTVKERESELRAPLTKWILEGYITATPGNTIDYDYIQKDILKDIEDGVDEICYDPYRAATLISNIERESEFEGCVQIRQGYMTISEPTFNFKDSIKKKTLTHDGNPVTKWMVSNMSVLSDAAGNIKPDKSKPNRKIDGCAAIINTLARAISYEPKEKSVYEERGIRTI; this is translated from the coding sequence ATGTCTAAAAAGCAAAGCAGTTCTAACCGTATACCGTACTATGAAAAGACGTTTGAACGTCATAAGAAAGACTTAACAGCAGTAGAGTCAGGACTTCGTGATGACATACGCTTTAATAAGAAGCTTGGCGTAGCATATGTAAAGATCATTGAGCAGCTAAAACATTTCGAGGGAGAACTTGCAGGCCAACGTATACAGCTAGAAGATTGGCAGCGCAGGTCCATAGCTATATGCTTTGGATGGCAAAAGAAAAGACTAGATAGGTACGGAGACCCTATTTTAAAAAATGGAAGAGTCCAGTGGATAAGACGCTTTAATTATGCATTCTGGTTTATACCTCGTAAAAATGGAAAGTCTATATTAGCATCCGGTGTTGGTATAGCTGAGTCAATTCTCACACTGGAAAAAGGAAACCAGATAGTTTCATATGCTACAAAAAAAGAGCAAGCAAAGATCATTTGGAACGGATGTAAAAAGATGGTTGAGTCAAACATCGAATTAAATAAAAATTCGACTATTGCATATTCTACAATTAACATCAATCCTACATCAACAACTATCAGACCACTCGGCCGTGATAGCAAAACAGAGGATGGACTAAACATTGGTATGGGTATAGGTGATGAGACACATGCACATCCAAACAGGGACATGAGGGAGGTTATAGAATCCTCTCAAGGATCAAGAGTTCAACCTATGATGTTTGATATTACAACTGCAGGATTTGATACAGCTTCATCCGGTGCTATTGAATACGAGTATGCAAAAAAAGTAATGGACGGAATCATAGAAGATGACAATTATTTTGCTTTCATATGTGAGCTTGACAAAGGCGATGATCCATTTGATGAAAGCGTATGGTATAAAGCAAATCCGAACTTAGGAATATCAAAGTCATGGGATTATATGAGAAAACAAGCAAAGCAGGCAAAAGAGAGAAGTGAGACACGCAATAACTTTTTCGTAAAGGACCTAAATAAATGGGTAAACGCTGCAGAACATTTCATAAATTTTGATGATTGGGAAGCATGCAAAGCTGATGAAGTAGATCTTAGTGAGGCTATAGCCGTATTATTAGGTGTAGACCTATCAAGGACAGATGACTTTACCGCAAAAGCAAAAACATATCTATTTCCAAATAATAGATTTCATACGACTCAGCACTATTACATCCCTGCAGATACTGTAAAAGAACGTGAGAGTGAGTTAAGAGCTCCATTGACTAAATGGATTTTAGAAGGATATATCACCGCGACACCTGGTAATACAATAGATTATGACTATATCCAAAAAGATATCTTGAAAGACATAGAAGATGGTGTGGATGAGATCTGTTATGATCCATACCGAGCAGCCACACTCATATCAAACATAGAACGTGAGAGTGAGTTTGAAGGATGTGTACAGATACGACAAGGATATATGACTATAAGTGAACCGACATTTAACTTTAAAGATTCCATAAAAAAAAAGACACTTACTCATGACGGAAACCCTGTAACAAAGTGGATGGTATCAAACATGAGTGTACTAAGTGATGCTGCAGGGAACATAAAACCGGATAAGTCTAAACCAAATAGAAAGATAGACGGATGTGCTGCCATCATAAATACGCTTGCTCGTGCTATATCTTATGAACCTAAAGAAAAAAGTGTTTATGAGGAGAGAGGAATAAGGACTATTTAA